The genome window TTACCGCTTAATCGATTGGGAGCTGCACAACATGGATAAAGTAAACGGCCAGATTCTCAACGCGGGGGGCGGTGTCGAAAGCAGCGCTTCTTTGCAGGAATTGACCAAAATCTGTCAGGAAGTAACAGGCAAAACCATTCCAATCAACCAGGTTTCGGAAAACCGGGCGGCTGACATTCGGCTGTACGTTACCGATAACACCAAAGTAACCAACCTAACGGGCTGGAAGCCGGAATTAGGTATCAAAGAAATCGTGTCTGATATTACGAAGTGGCTAGACGAAAATCGGGCCGCCTTAGAGCCGATTCTTAAGTAAGATCAGGGACGAGCTTCGGTTCGTCCCTTTTTTCTTTTCCGTTGATAAAGCAAATAGCCTACAAAAATTAATCCGCTGGCGACAGAAAGCCAGATAAAACCTTCTTTTAGTCGGCTTGTATTTTCCCCAAAAAAGCCAATGGCAACCGCTAGGGGCGTAACACCTACCAGCGTGGCAGTAATGAATTGAAAGAATTTCATCTCCGTTAGTCCGCTGACCAGGCTGATGGCGTCGCCGGAAACAATAGGAGAAACCCGGGCTAAGACTACGGCCCAGAAACCATGTTCTTTCACCCAGTTTTCTATTTTCTCCTCGGTTTTGTCACCGACTAATTTCTTGACAGCCACATTGCCAACGTATTTCCCAACTGAATAGGCAACCGCCGCTGCGATAACAACCGATAACAGCGAAAGCAGGGTCCCCCAAACAGGGCCATAGGCCAGTACTGCTACGACCATCAGCGCCCAGGAAGGAATGACGATCATGAAAATTTGCGCAATCATGGCAAACACAAGCAGGAGTGGCCCCAGCCAGCCAAACTGCGAAACCCATTTCGTAATTCGCTGTTCGTCATCGCTGGTAAGAACGGTGAAAGCCT of Tellurirhabdus bombi contains these proteins:
- a CDS encoding TVP38/TMEM64 family protein, whose translation is MTSSSDSTNSDFLKHLPLFVTGALALGIGISYAAIPDFRQFLSEAFTVLTSDDEQRITKWVSQFGWLGPLLLVFAMIAQIFMIVIPSWALMVVAVLAYGPVWGTLLSLLSVVIAAAVAYSVGKYVGNVAVKKLVGDKTEEKIENWVKEHGFWAVVLARVSPIVSGDAISLVSGLTEMKFFQFITATLVGVTPLAVAIGFFGENTSRLKEGFIWLSVASGLIFVGYLLYQRKRKKGRTEARP